A genomic region of [Eubacterium] eligens ATCC 27750 contains the following coding sequences:
- a CDS encoding AraC family transcriptional regulator has product MNITDYGPLKETKSHFDSDFLYNTYPCSIPLDFTEVPLHWHNEMELIYIKKGCMIVSVDLEYSVVNAGDIVVVMPGHIHSIIQNESDSCEYENILFNLDMLVSRQCDYDTVSFFNGIAGFNGYCPPVISKTAPHYSDLIHYIDEADNICKYFPDGYRLKIRACLFNFFFELNAHFYTHTDMPVHLSDDKMDKLKLVLNYIEKNFARAISIEEIAQWCHFSQSHFMKFFKNCTGTSFITYLNDYRLIIAARILKTTTQPVIIVASDCGFDNISYFNRKFKEKYGVSPREFRK; this is encoded by the coding sequence ATGAATATAACAGATTATGGACCACTGAAAGAAACCAAGTCTCATTTTGATTCAGATTTTTTATATAACACTTACCCATGCTCTATCCCGCTTGATTTTACGGAAGTTCCGCTGCACTGGCATAATGAAATGGAGCTTATATACATCAAGAAGGGATGCATGATCGTAAGCGTTGACCTTGAGTATTCTGTTGTAAATGCTGGAGATATTGTTGTTGTCATGCCTGGACATATCCATTCTATTATCCAGAACGAGAGTGATTCATGCGAATACGAAAATATTCTTTTTAATCTTGATATGCTTGTTAGCAGGCAGTGTGATTATGATACCGTAAGCTTTTTTAACGGAATTGCCGGCTTTAATGGGTATTGCCCTCCTGTTATCAGTAAAACTGCGCCACACTATTCTGATTTAATTCATTATATTGATGAAGCTGATAATATATGCAAGTATTTCCCTGACGGGTACAGGCTGAAAATCCGTGCATGTCTTTTTAATTTCTTTTTTGAGCTTAATGCACATTTTTACACGCATACGGATATGCCTGTACACTTGTCTGATGATAAGATGGATAAGCTGAAACTGGTACTTAATTATATTGAGAAAAACTTCGCGCGTGCAATATCCATTGAAGAGATTGCTCAGTGGTGTCATTTCAGCCAGTCGCATTTTATGAAGTTTTTTAAGAACTGCACCGGCACATCTTTTATCACTTACTTAAACGACTACCGGCTTATTATTGCTGCAAGAATATTAAAAACCACAACCCAGCCAGTTATTATAGTGGCTTCTGATTGTGGTTTTGATAATATATCTTACTTTAATAGAAAATTCAAAGAAAAATATGGTGTTTCTCCGAGGGAATTCAGGAAATAA
- a CDS encoding DUF4234 domain-containing protein yields MFCTKCGKQVPDSTKFCPYCGANCSPEQDIAGQASQVFNKAEQELGSAFNEVKQSFTGNNNQNNNQGYNANQNYSNGYNNGTIPPYSGTRLKDDRGLASYIILSIITCGIYGYYFIYKMAHDVNIACDGDGENTSGLVAFVLLSLITCGIYAWFWYYNLGNRLAANGPRYGLSIQENGTTVLLWQIFGAFICGIGPFVAMHILIKNSNKICNAYNRAHGLM; encoded by the coding sequence ATGTTTTGTACAAAATGTGGAAAACAGGTTCCAGATTCAACTAAGTTCTGCCCATATTGTGGAGCAAATTGTTCACCGGAGCAGGATATTGCTGGTCAGGCAAGTCAGGTATTCAACAAGGCTGAGCAGGAACTTGGAAGTGCTTTTAATGAGGTAAAGCAGAGCTTTACAGGCAACAATAATCAGAATAATAATCAGGGTTACAATGCTAATCAGAATTACAGCAATGGTTATAATAATGGCACAATCCCACCATACTCAGGTACAAGATTAAAGGATGACAGAGGTCTTGCTTCATACATAATTCTTTCAATTATCACATGTGGAATATACGGCTATTATTTCATTTACAAGATGGCACATGATGTTAATATTGCATGTGATGGAGATGGAGAGAATACATCAGGGCTTGTTGCATTTGTTCTTTTATCACTCATAACATGTGGTATATATGCATGGTTCTGGTACTATAATCTTGGTAACAGACTTGCAGCTAACGGACCTCGTTATGGACTTTCAATCCAGGAGAATGGTACAACTGTTCTTTTATGGCAGATATTTGGTGCTTTTATCTGTGGAATTGGACCATTTGTTGCAATGCATATTCTTATCAAGAATTCTAATAAGATATGTAATGCTTACAACAGAGCACATGGTTTAATGTAA
- a CDS encoding DUF2752 domain-containing protein, producing the protein MSGGNAYKRKSHRRIEVITSVAAVVVLYVILESFGVTCPIKYITGISCAGCGMSRAWIALMHFNIHEAFMYHPLFFLPPVVVIVMLLKSKINIKFYKIFMFTMAGAFVIVYLYRMFIGDGNVVVFEPQNNIVFRIIRKLNL; encoded by the coding sequence ATGAGCGGAGGCAATGCATATAAAAGAAAATCGCATAGAAGAATAGAAGTGATAACATCAGTTGCGGCAGTTGTTGTGCTGTATGTGATACTAGAAAGCTTCGGGGTTACATGCCCTATAAAATACATAACAGGAATATCATGTGCAGGCTGTGGAATGTCAAGGGCATGGATAGCTTTAATGCATTTTAATATACATGAAGCATTCATGTATCATCCACTTTTTTTCCTGCCACCGGTTGTTGTTATAGTTATGCTTCTGAAATCTAAAATAAATATTAAATTTTATAAAATTTTTATGTTTACAATGGCAGGTGCATTTGTTATAGTTTACTTGTATAGAATGTTTATTGGAGATGGCAATGTGGTGGTTTTTGAACCACAGAACAATATTGTATTCCGAATCATTCGCAAACTAAACTTATAA
- a CDS encoding AEC family transporter translates to MDLALITAKQVFELFILILCGVVIGKIKMVNEEGKGMLSNLLIYFVVPFMIINSYMSGYNAEILKNMGRMLFYSILTICIGMALSIGITFLMKKEVRGIIRFATTFSNAAYMGFPLIQAMYGSEGVLYASVYVTVFNILLWTVGIVYVSESMSFKELLKKIVTCPPIISVAVGLVIFLARIPVADVLKDTFNVVGGMNTPLSMIITGITISQFPLLSILKDKRVYFTVILRMFIIPVICTLVMYLIHAHGMVAVITIILEACPCAAITTLFAIKFGHDQKLAVGAVTLSTLISIITLPCLALLAGEIIM, encoded by the coding sequence ATGGATTTAGCACTTATTACAGCGAAGCAGGTATTTGAGTTATTCATACTTATACTGTGTGGAGTTGTTATAGGAAAGATTAAGATGGTTAACGAAGAAGGAAAGGGGATGCTTTCTAACCTTCTTATATATTTTGTTGTTCCATTTATGATTATTAATTCTTACATGTCAGGATACAATGCCGAGATTCTTAAGAATATGGGCAGAATGCTTTTTTACAGCATACTTACTATATGCATAGGAATGGCTTTATCGATTGGCATAACATTTTTGATGAAAAAGGAAGTGCGCGGCATTATAAGATTTGCAACTACATTTTCTAATGCGGCTTATATGGGATTTCCACTTATTCAGGCAATGTATGGTTCAGAAGGTGTACTGTATGCGAGCGTATATGTTACTGTATTCAATATTCTTTTATGGACTGTCGGAATTGTGTATGTTTCAGAGAGTATGAGTTTCAAGGAACTTTTAAAGAAGATTGTTACATGCCCACCAATTATATCGGTTGCGGTCGGTCTTGTCATATTCCTTGCAAGAATTCCGGTTGCGGATGTTTTAAAGGATACATTTAATGTTGTAGGAGGCATGAATACCCCGTTGTCTATGATAATAACAGGAATTACTATTTCACAGTTCCCATTATTGAGTATCTTAAAGGATAAAAGAGTGTATTTTACGGTTATTCTCAGGATGTTTATTATACCGGTAATTTGCACTCTGGTTATGTATCTGATACATGCCCATGGAATGGTTGCTGTTATTACAATTATACTTGAGGCATGCCCATGTGCGGCTATTACAACACTTTTTGCGATTAAGTTCGGTCACGACCAGAAGCTCGCAGTTGGTGCAGTTACTTTGTCTACATTGATTAGCATAATTACGCTTCCTTGTCTTGCATTGCTTGCAGGAGAGATTATAATGTAA
- a CDS encoding MarR family winged helix-turn-helix transcriptional regulator — protein sequence MLQDSFSKVYTKFKMHFYQKMFEKLQERETSLTTVETFCMEIIYALDKPTVAQFADMANISSPNAAYKINNLVKKGYLKKVQSEEDKREYHLEVTQKYIDYYNISNTYLKTVMGRIEDRFSKEELETMERMLNVISAELMPEIKY from the coding sequence GTGCTGCAGGATTCTTTTAGTAAGGTATATACGAAGTTTAAGATGCATTTTTATCAGAAAATGTTTGAAAAGCTACAGGAGAGGGAGACATCTCTTACAACTGTAGAAACTTTCTGCATGGAGATAATATATGCACTTGATAAACCTACTGTGGCACAGTTTGCTGATATGGCAAATATATCATCTCCTAACGCGGCGTATAAGATTAATAATCTTGTTAAGAAGGGATACTTAAAGAAAGTACAGTCTGAGGAAGACAAGAGAGAGTATCATCTCGAGGTAACACAGAAGTATATAGATTATTATAATATCAGCAATACGTATCTTAAGACTGTAATGGGCAGGATTGAGGACAGATTTTCTAAAGAAGAGTTAGAGACAATGGAGCGTATGCTTAATGTAATAAGTGCAGAGCTTATGCCAGAGATAAAGTATTAG
- the fabZ gene encoding 3-hydroxyacyl-ACP dehydratase FabZ — MQLNSDEIQQILPHRYPFLLVDRITECEPGKKACGIKCVSANEMHFVGHFPQKKVMPGVLIIEALAQTGAVALLSEEKNKGHIALFAGIKNAKFKAQVTPGDVLEMSCEIIARKGPVGVGKAEAYVDGKLAVSAELTFAIE; from the coding sequence ATGCAGCTTAATTCAGATGAAATACAGCAGATTCTGCCACACAGATATCCATTTCTATTAGTAGACAGGATAACAGAGTGTGAACCTGGAAAGAAGGCTTGTGGTATTAAATGCGTATCTGCCAATGAAATGCATTTTGTAGGACATTTTCCACAGAAGAAGGTAATGCCGGGAGTACTTATTATTGAGGCACTGGCGCAGACTGGAGCAGTTGCTTTATTGTCGGAAGAAAAGAATAAGGGACATATAGCACTTTTTGCAGGAATTAAAAATGCTAAGTTTAAGGCTCAGGTCACACCTGGGGATGTGCTTGAAATGTCATGCGAGATTATAGCAAGAAAAGGTCCTGTGGGAGTAGGAAAGGCAGAAGCTTATGTTGACGGAAAACTTGCAGTGTCAGCTGAACTTACATTTGCAATAGAATAG
- the fabF gene encoding beta-ketoacyl-ACP synthase II, with protein sequence MRRVVITGMGAVTPVGNNVNDMWEAVKAGKCGIGKITHFNTENSAVKLAGEVKGFDAESIVDKAELRKMDDFTIYALAAADEAVKDSAIDFGKEDTLRCGVILSSGIGGLTTIQRECLRGESKGYDRVSPHFVPMSITNMAAGHVAIRFGLHGMCTCVVTACASGTNAVGDALRQIRDGYQDVIVCGGAESCITDFGIGGFTSMHALSKAEDVNRASIPFDKERSGFVMGEGAGVLILEEYEHALKRGAKIYCEIAGYGSTCDANHVTAPLEDGSMAAQAMTEAVKDAGIKPENIDYINAHGTSTKLNDKGETNAIKKAFGEHAYKLAVSSTKSMTGHMLGASGAVEAIISALAVKNDIIPPTINYQVSDDDCDLDIVPNKARESRVDYAMSNSLGFGGHNASIVLRKVV encoded by the coding sequence ATGAGAAGAGTTGTAATAACAGGTATGGGAGCAGTTACTCCTGTCGGAAACAATGTTAATGATATGTGGGAAGCTGTAAAGGCTGGTAAATGTGGTATTGGTAAGATAACACATTTTAATACAGAAAACAGTGCAGTCAAGCTTGCTGGTGAAGTAAAAGGCTTTGACGCAGAGAGTATTGTTGATAAAGCAGAATTAAGGAAAATGGACGATTTCACGATATATGCACTTGCTGCTGCAGATGAAGCAGTGAAGGATTCAGCTATAGATTTTGGCAAAGAAGACACATTAAGATGTGGTGTTATATTATCAAGTGGAATTGGTGGACTTACAACTATACAGAGAGAATGCTTAAGAGGCGAAAGTAAAGGATATGACAGAGTTTCGCCACATTTTGTGCCAATGTCGATAACTAATATGGCGGCAGGACATGTTGCAATCAGATTTGGACTACATGGAATGTGTACATGTGTTGTTACTGCATGTGCCAGTGGAACCAATGCTGTTGGAGATGCATTAAGACAGATCAGGGATGGATATCAGGATGTGATTGTGTGCGGAGGTGCAGAAAGCTGTATAACTGATTTTGGAATTGGTGGTTTTACATCAATGCATGCATTAAGCAAAGCAGAAGATGTCAACAGGGCTTCTATTCCGTTTGATAAAGAAAGAAGCGGATTTGTTATGGGAGAAGGAGCAGGTGTGCTTATTCTTGAAGAGTATGAACATGCACTGAAAAGAGGCGCTAAGATATACTGTGAAATTGCAGGATATGGTTCAACATGTGATGCAAACCACGTTACAGCCCCTCTCGAAGACGGAAGCATGGCAGCACAGGCAATGACTGAGGCTGTTAAGGATGCAGGAATAAAACCAGAGAATATTGATTATATTAATGCACATGGAACAAGTACAAAGCTTAATGATAAGGGCGAGACTAACGCGATAAAGAAGGCATTTGGAGAACATGCGTACAAGCTTGCGGTAAGCTCAACAAAGTCGATGACAGGACATATGTTAGGTGCAAGTGGTGCTGTTGAGGCAATTATATCGGCACTTGCTGTAAAGAATGATATAATTCCACCAACCATTAATTATCAGGTGTCGGATGATGACTGTGATCTTGATATCGTTCCAAATAAGGCAAGAGAGTCAAGAGTTGATTATGCTATGTCTAATTCACTTGGCTTTGGTGGACATAATGCGTCTATCGTGCTTAGAAAGGTGGTGTAA
- the fabG gene encoding 3-oxoacyl-[acyl-carrier-protein] reductase: MTERRKALITGASRGIGRAICVKLASEGTDIVFSYRSGDEAASETVNLCREYGIEIHAIKADVSNSEECERLIREAVDLLGGRIDILVNNAGITKDNLIGRMKDEDFDAVIDVNLKGTFYMMRGVSRLMLRQRAGRIINMSSVVGVMGNAGQVNYSASKAGVIGMTKSLARELASRHITVNAVAPGMIETDMTGAMSDAVKEKVVENIPFKEMGKPEDIAETVAFLAGDGARYITGQVLCVDGGMAI; encoded by the coding sequence ATGACTGAGAGAAGAAAAGCACTTATTACAGGTGCAAGCAGGGGAATAGGAAGGGCTATATGCGTTAAGCTTGCAAGTGAAGGAACAGATATTGTATTCAGTTACCGTTCAGGTGATGAGGCTGCCAGTGAAACAGTTAATTTATGCAGAGAGTATGGAATTGAAATCCATGCAATTAAGGCAGATGTGAGTAATTCAGAGGAATGTGAGCGTTTAATTAGGGAAGCTGTGGATTTACTTGGCGGAAGAATTGATATTCTTGTCAATAATGCAGGAATTACTAAGGACAATCTTATTGGACGTATGAAGGATGAGGATTTCGATGCAGTTATAGATGTGAATCTAAAGGGTACATTTTACATGATGCGTGGAGTTTCAAGGCTTATGTTAAGACAGAGAGCAGGAAGAATTATTAATATGAGTTCTGTAGTTGGCGTTATGGGCAATGCAGGGCAGGTTAATTATTCTGCAAGTAAAGCAGGTGTTATTGGTATGACGAAGTCGCTTGCAAGAGAGCTTGCGTCAAGACATATAACTGTAAATGCGGTTGCACCGGGAATGATTGAAACTGATATGACTGGAGCAATGTCAGATGCTGTTAAAGAAAAAGTGGTGGAGAATATACCTTTTAAAGAGATGGGAAAGCCGGAAGATATTGCAGAAACAGTAGCATTTCTTGCGGGTGACGGAGCACGATACATAACCGGACAGGTACTTTGTGTAGACGGAGGAATGGCAATATGA
- a CDS encoding NAD(P)H-dependent flavin oxidoreductase translates to MQIKDKVLDVPVIQGGMGVGVSLSSLAGAVAANGACGVISSVNAGYDEQDFKSSPFKANLRALDYHIKRAKQIAAESTKKGLVAVNIMTAVSHYEESCKTAVSAGADIIISGAGLPLNLPQFTKGTDTLAAPIVSSGRAARIIMKTYKKHYDVYPDMFIIEGSMAGGHLGFGADDITQGKTQTNDEILSDVLAVIEEYGADIPVFVAGGVFDGKDMAHYVNEGAAGVQIATRFIATNECDASDTFKKAVVNAKREDIRIIKSPVGMPARAINSPLLERLDAGETFTARKCNGCLTACKKDDSIPYCISRALIAAVKGDWDNGLFFAGSNADRVDRIMSVQELINEIITDYRLNKSDI, encoded by the coding sequence ATGCAGATTAAGGACAAAGTGCTTGATGTTCCGGTAATTCAGGGCGGTATGGGTGTCGGAGTTTCTCTTTCATCCCTTGCAGGTGCAGTCGCAGCAAATGGGGCATGTGGAGTTATCAGTTCTGTTAATGCAGGTTATGATGAACAGGATTTTAAGAGCAGCCCCTTTAAGGCGAATCTAAGGGCACTTGATTACCATATTAAGAGAGCTAAGCAGATTGCAGCAGAAAGTACAAAGAAGGGACTTGTAGCTGTAAATATTATGACTGCAGTTTCTCATTATGAGGAAAGCTGTAAGACCGCAGTTTCAGCAGGAGCAGATATTATTATCTCAGGTGCAGGACTTCCGCTTAATCTGCCACAGTTTACTAAGGGAACAGATACACTGGCAGCACCCATTGTTTCAAGTGGCAGGGCTGCCAGGATAATTATGAAAACTTATAAGAAGCATTATGATGTGTATCCGGATATGTTCATTATTGAAGGAAGCATGGCAGGAGGACATTTAGGCTTTGGTGCAGATGACATTACACAGGGAAAAACACAGACTAACGATGAAATATTGTCAGATGTACTTGCTGTAATAGAAGAGTACGGTGCGGATATCCCGGTTTTTGTCGCTGGAGGTGTGTTTGATGGCAAAGATATGGCACATTATGTAAATGAAGGTGCTGCAGGTGTACAGATTGCGACAAGATTCATTGCTACCAATGAATGTGATGCTTCAGATACATTTAAAAAGGCTGTTGTTAATGCAAAGAGAGAAGACATCCGTATTATTAAAAGTCCTGTTGGAATGCCGGCACGTGCAATTAACAGCCCACTGCTTGAAAGGCTTGATGCAGGAGAAACCTTCACGGCAAGAAAATGTAATGGTTGTCTTACAGCATGTAAGAAGGATGACAGTATACCATATTGCATAAGCAGGGCACTTATAGCAGCAGTTAAGGGTGACTGGGATAATGGACTGTTTTTTGCAGGAAGTAATGCAGACAGAGTTGACCGGATAATGAGCGTACAGGAACTTATTAATGAGATTATAACAGATTATAGATTGAATAAATCGGACATATAA
- a CDS encoding nitronate monooxygenase gives MRLDKMLGIKYPFIQGGMANIATGEFAAAVSNAGGLGLIGAGGMNTDMLRENIRKCRTLTDKPFGVNLMLMNPEADAMAELLVEENVKIVTTGAGSPAKYMEKWKSNGMMVIPVVSSAALAIRMERFGADAVVAEGTESGGHVGEMTTMTLVPKVVDSVNIPVIAAGGIADGRQLAAAFALGAAGVQMGTCLLASTECPIHDNYKQAILKAKDNDTIVTGRIAGTPVRVLKNEMSREYVKQEKAGADKMELEKYTLGSLRKAVFDGDTMNGSLMAGQVAGQIDKIQPIEKIFEQIYEEYEAVRKELYAD, from the coding sequence ATGAGATTAGATAAGATGTTAGGAATAAAATATCCGTTTATACAGGGCGGAATGGCTAATATTGCAACAGGAGAATTTGCAGCTGCAGTTAGTAATGCAGGTGGACTGGGGCTTATTGGAGCTGGTGGAATGAACACGGATATGCTTCGTGAAAACATAAGAAAATGCAGAACACTTACGGATAAACCATTTGGTGTGAATCTGATGCTTATGAATCCGGAAGCTGATGCAATGGCAGAACTGCTTGTGGAAGAAAATGTAAAGATTGTAACAACAGGAGCAGGAAGTCCGGCCAAATATATGGAAAAATGGAAATCTAACGGAATGATGGTTATACCGGTTGTTTCGAGTGCAGCGCTTGCAATAAGAATGGAGCGTTTCGGAGCTGATGCAGTAGTTGCAGAGGGAACAGAAAGTGGTGGTCATGTCGGTGAGATGACAACTATGACACTTGTTCCAAAGGTAGTTGACAGTGTGAATATTCCGGTTATTGCGGCCGGAGGAATTGCAGATGGCAGACAGCTTGCAGCAGCATTTGCACTTGGTGCTGCAGGTGTACAGATGGGAACTTGTCTTCTGGCAAGTACAGAGTGTCCTATACATGATAATTATAAGCAGGCAATACTTAAAGCAAAGGATAATGACACGATAGTTACAGGAAGAATTGCTGGTACTCCTGTGCGTGTGCTTAAAAATGAGATGTCACGCGAGTATGTAAAGCAGGAGAAGGCAGGTGCTGATAAGATGGAACTTGAGAAATATACATTAGGTTCTCTTCGTAAGGCAGTGTTTGACGGTGACACAATGAATGGCTCACTGATGGCAGGTCAGGTTGCAGGCCAGATTGATAAGATACAGCCAATTGAGAAAATATTTGAACAAATATATGAAGAATATGAGGCTGTGCGAAAGGAATTGTATGCAGATTAA
- a CDS encoding beta-ketoacyl-ACP synthase III, whose protein sequence is MKGIQIVSTGKALPEEIITNDDLSRIVDTNDEWITTRTGIKKRYRCTQENTTSLAVRAAYEAVEASGVDIAEIGAVIVATSTADNAFPSTAAIVQKELGLAENVLAFDLSSACTGFLHALNVGQALFNSTDYKYILLIGSEQMSKILDYTDRSTCVLFGDGAGAVLIKAADNMYRQINYTRGDTDVLVCRGIGAQDAYVKMNGNAVFRFAVDVLKQGIDEILKKSDMTLDDIDYIVCHQANERIINHVKKKYPGHEDKFYINIAEYGNTSAASIPIALDELAQRGCFDKGRKLILAGFGAGLSWSSALIET, encoded by the coding sequence GTGAAAGGCATTCAGATAGTGTCCACAGGGAAAGCACTCCCAGAAGAGATAATTACGAATGATGACTTAAGCCGGATTGTTGATACAAATGATGAATGGATAACAACAAGAACAGGTATTAAGAAAAGATACAGATGTACACAGGAAAATACTACATCACTTGCAGTCAGAGCAGCATATGAAGCGGTAGAGGCATCAGGTGTGGATATTGCAGAAATAGGTGCAGTTATAGTTGCAACTTCAACTGCAGATAATGCATTTCCATCTACTGCAGCAATTGTACAGAAGGAGCTTGGATTGGCTGAGAATGTACTTGCATTTGATTTAAGCAGTGCATGTACAGGTTTTCTGCATGCATTAAATGTTGGACAGGCACTGTTTAACAGCACTGATTATAAATACATACTGCTTATTGGAAGCGAGCAGATGTCTAAGATATTAGATTATACAGACCGCTCAACATGCGTGCTTTTTGGAGATGGTGCAGGTGCAGTTCTTATAAAAGCGGCTGACAATATGTATAGACAGATTAATTACACAAGAGGCGATACTGATGTACTTGTATGCAGAGGTATAGGTGCACAGGATGCATATGTAAAGATGAATGGAAATGCGGTGTTCCGTTTTGCAGTTGATGTTCTTAAACAGGGAATTGATGAAATATTGAAAAAATCGGACATGACACTTGATGACATAGATTATATTGTGTGCCATCAGGCTAATGAAAGAATTATCAATCATGTAAAGAAAAAATATCCGGGACATGAAGATAAGTTCTATATAAATATAGCGGAATACGGTAATACATCAGCGGCAAGTATCCCAATAGCACTAGATGAGTTAGCACAAAGAGGATGCTTTGACAAAGGCAGAAAGCTGATTCTTGCGGGCTTTGGAGCGGGGCTTAGCTGGAGCAGTGCTTTGATAGAGACATAA
- the accA gene encoding carboxyltransferase subunit alpha has translation MSSENVLTPYEKVLAARKSDRPDIMKYIEVLFDDFIEMHGDRYYKDDKSLVAGIASFNGKTVTVIGNRKGKNIEENIRYNFGMASPEGYRKAVRVMKQAEKFRRPVITFVDTPGAYPGMEAESNGQSNAIAGSIAAMLKLTVPVISVITGEGGSGGALALAAADRVYMLENAVYSILSPEGFASIIYKDAKKAPQASEIMKLTAQELFTAGLVDGVIAEGDRCFSDIARMLEKELGILGRMKSKELVNSRYDKFRNIDRGEIK, from the coding sequence ATGAGCAGTGAAAATGTTTTAACACCATATGAGAAAGTCCTTGCAGCCAGAAAAAGTGACCGTCCGGATATTATGAAATACATAGAAGTGCTTTTCGATGATTTTATAGAAATGCATGGTGACAGATACTATAAAGATGATAAAAGCCTTGTTGCAGGAATTGCTTCATTTAATGGAAAAACGGTAACTGTTATTGGAAACCGTAAAGGAAAGAATATAGAAGAGAATATAAGATATAACTTCGGAATGGCGTCACCTGAAGGGTATAGAAAAGCAGTCCGTGTTATGAAACAGGCTGAAAAATTCAGGAGACCTGTCATAACATTTGTTGACACGCCAGGTGCATATCCAGGCATGGAAGCAGAAAGCAACGGACAGAGTAATGCGATTGCGGGAAGTATAGCAGCAATGCTTAAGCTTACAGTACCTGTTATATCAGTAATCACAGGTGAAGGCGGAAGTGGCGGTGCATTGGCACTGGCAGCAGCCGACAGGGTGTATATGCTTGAAAATGCAGTATATTCGATTCTGTCTCCGGAAGGTTTTGCGTCAATAATATATAAGGATGCTAAGAAAGCACCACAGGCAAGTGAGATTATGAAGCTTACTGCACAGGAGCTTTTTACTGCCGGACTCGTTGATGGTGTAATTGCAGAAGGAGACAGGTGTTTTTCAGATATAGCAAGAATGTTAGAAAAAGAACTCGGAATTCTTGGCAGGATGAAATCAAAAGAGCTTGTTAATTCAAGATATGACAAATTCAGGAATATAGACAGGGGAGAGATAAAGTGA
- a CDS encoding acetyl-CoA carboxylase carboxyltransferase subunit beta, protein MNINDIFLKRKKRWGIINRLRDSEEQADGSLTPSRRIALISDDKSFRELYAQVKTGNPNSFPGYEQKVEANRLKTGQQDAVVTGTCRIGGVKTAVAVMDKRFLMGSMGIAVGEKITRLTEYAMKRKLPLIIFAASGGARMQEGLFSLMQMAKTTAAIEKFKDAGGLFISYLTNPTTGGVSASFASLGDIIIAEPGALICFAGPRVIEQTIGQKLPEGFQHSEFLLEHGMIDMIVDRKDMKQTLSKILKMHVNTGGEA, encoded by the coding sequence ATGAATATCAATGACATTTTCTTAAAGCGTAAGAAAAGGTGGGGTATTATCAACAGATTAAGGGATAGTGAGGAACAGGCAGACGGAAGCCTTACACCATCAAGAAGAATTGCACTTATAAGTGATGACAAAAGTTTTAGGGAATTGTATGCACAGGTTAAGACAGGCAATCCAAACAGCTTTCCGGGATATGAGCAAAAGGTTGAAGCAAACAGATTAAAGACAGGCCAGCAGGATGCAGTAGTTACTGGAACATGCCGAATTGGCGGAGTCAAAACAGCTGTTGCAGTTATGGATAAAAGATTTCTTATGGGAAGCATGGGAATTGCGGTAGGTGAAAAGATTACAAGACTCACAGAATATGCAATGAAAAGAAAACTGCCACTTATAATATTTGCTGCAAGCGGTGGAGCGAGAATGCAGGAAGGCCTTTTCTCGCTTATGCAGATGGCAAAGACAACAGCGGCAATTGAAAAGTTCAAGGATGCTGGTGGATTATTTATATCATATCTCACTAATCCGACAACAGGTGGTGTGAGCGCAAGCTTTGCAAGTCTTGGTGACATTATAATTGCTGAACCAGGAGCACTTATATGCTTTGCCGGGCCAAGAGTTATTGAACAGACTATCGGACAGAAGCTGCCGGAAGGCTTCCAGCACTCAGAGTTTCTGTTAGAACATGGCATGATAGATATGATAGTTGACAGAAAAGATATGAAGCAGACTTTATCAAAGATATTGAAAATGCATGTGAATACCGGAGGAGAAGCATGA